In one Solanum lycopersicum chromosome 11, SLM_r2.1 genomic region, the following are encoded:
- the LOC101259398 gene encoding transcription initiation factor TFIID subunit 15 isoform X3 yields MIGVFIAESKNKDEASYVSVNQISEPNLNSGLAVLDEGSNDIDGGGGRGRGRGDASAKAWQQDGDWLCPNTSCTNVNFAFRGVCNRCGTARPAGAGGGGAGAAGRGRGRGSQDPGAPGRAVGGPPGLFGPNDWACPMCANINWAKRNKCNICNTNKPGHNEGGVRGGRAGGYKELDEEEIEETRRRRREAEEDDGEMYDEFGNLKKKFRAKTQRAEAAQSLPPGVGRAGWEAEELGVAERDRKERSRERSRDYDDRERARHRSRSRERDRGRDRDRSYDYDRDREYGRDRDRERNKYRH; encoded by the exons ATGATTGGGGTATTTATTGCAGAGTCTAAGAACAAAGACGAGGCTTCCTATGTTTCAGTGAATCAAATTAGTGAGCCCAATCTGAACAGTGGTCTGGCTGTGCTGGATGAAGGCTCCAACGATATAGATGGAGGTGGCGGAAGAGGTAGGGGCAGGGGAGATGCTTCTGCAAAGGCATGGCAACAAGATGGTGACTGGCTGTGTCCAAATACAAG TTGCACTAATGTGAACTTTGCATTTCGTGGAGTTTGCAACCGCTGTGGAACTGCTCGGCCTGCTGGTGCTGGTGGCGGTGGGGCTGGAGCTGCTGGTCGCGGGAGAGGACGTGGTAGCCAGGACCCAGGCGCTCCTGGTCGTGCAGTTGGTGGTCCTCCAGGCCTCTTTGGTCCAAATGATTGGGCTTGTCCGAT GTGTGCCAACATTAACTGGGCTAAGAGGAACAAGTGTAACATATGCAACACCAACAAGCCTGGGCACAATGAGGGTGGTGTGAG AGGAGGACGTGCTGGAGGTTATAAAGAACTCGATGAAGAAGAAATAGAGGAAACTAGACGTCGGAGGAGAGAGGCTGAAGAA GATGATGGTGAAATGTATGACGAGTTTGGAAATCTGAAGAAGAAGTTTCGCGCTAAAACACAGCGAGCAGAAGCAGCCCAGAGCCTCCCCCCTGGAGTAGGACGCGCTGGATGGGAAGCTGAGGAATTAG GGGTGGCGGAGCGAGATAGAAAGGAAAGAAGCAGAGAAAGATCAAGAGATTATGATGATAGGGAGAGAGCTAGGCATCGAAGCAGAAGTCGGGAAAGGGATAGGGGAAGAGATAGAGACCGCTCCTACGACTATGATCGAGACAGAGAATATGGTCGTGACCGCGACCGTGAGCGGAACAAGTATCGTCATTGA
- the LOC101259398 gene encoding transcription initiation factor TFIID subunit 15 isoform X1 — protein MASYSGKGSTLNGSVYVCNLPLGTDEDMLAEYFGTIGVLKKDKRSGRPKIWLYRDKVTNEPKGDATVTYEDPHAALAAVEWFNNKDFHGSMIGVFIAESKNKDEASYVSVNQISEPNLNSGLAVLDEGSNDIDGGGGRGRGRGDASAKAWQQDGDWLCPNTSSCTNVNFAFRGVCNRCGTARPAGAGGGGAGAAGRGRGRGSQDPGAPGRAVGGPPGLFGPNDWACPMCANINWAKRNKCNICNTNKPGHNEGGVRGGRAGGYKELDEEEIEETRRRRREAEEDDGEMYDEFGNLKKKFRAKTQRAEAAQSLPPGVGRAGWEAEELGVAERDRKERSRERSRDYDDRERARHRSRSRERDRGRDRDRSYDYDRDREYGRDRDRERNKYRH, from the exons ATGGCAAGCTATTCAGGGAAAGGATCTACATTAAATGGTTCTGTGTATGTCTGTAACTTGCCCCTTGGTACAGATGAAGATATGCTAGCTGAATATTTTGGCACAATAGGGGTGCTAAAG AAAGACAAACGAAGCGGTAGGCCCAAGATATGGTTATACCGTGATAAAGTTACTAAtgagcccaaaggcgatgccaCAGTCACATATGAAGACCCTCATGCTGCATTAGCTGCTGTTGAATGGTTCAATAACAAGGATTTTCATGGGTCAATGATTGGGGTATTTATTGCAGAGTCTAAGAACAAAGACGAGGCTTCCTATGTTTCAGTGAATCAAATTAGTGAGCCCAATCTGAACAGTGGTCTGGCTGTGCTGGATGAAGGCTCCAACGATATAGATGGAGGTGGCGGAAGAGGTAGGGGCAGGGGAGATGCTTCTGCAAAGGCATGGCAACAAGATGGTGACTGGCTGTGTCCAAATACAAG CAGTTGCACTAATGTGAACTTTGCATTTCGTGGAGTTTGCAACCGCTGTGGAACTGCTCGGCCTGCTGGTGCTGGTGGCGGTGGGGCTGGAGCTGCTGGTCGCGGGAGAGGACGTGGTAGCCAGGACCCAGGCGCTCCTGGTCGTGCAGTTGGTGGTCCTCCAGGCCTCTTTGGTCCAAATGATTGGGCTTGTCCGAT GTGTGCCAACATTAACTGGGCTAAGAGGAACAAGTGTAACATATGCAACACCAACAAGCCTGGGCACAATGAGGGTGGTGTGAG AGGAGGACGTGCTGGAGGTTATAAAGAACTCGATGAAGAAGAAATAGAGGAAACTAGACGTCGGAGGAGAGAGGCTGAAGAA GATGATGGTGAAATGTATGACGAGTTTGGAAATCTGAAGAAGAAGTTTCGCGCTAAAACACAGCGAGCAGAAGCAGCCCAGAGCCTCCCCCCTGGAGTAGGACGCGCTGGATGGGAAGCTGAGGAATTAG GGGTGGCGGAGCGAGATAGAAAGGAAAGAAGCAGAGAAAGATCAAGAGATTATGATGATAGGGAGAGAGCTAGGCATCGAAGCAGAAGTCGGGAAAGGGATAGGGGAAGAGATAGAGACCGCTCCTACGACTATGATCGAGACAGAGAATATGGTCGTGACCGCGACCGTGAGCGGAACAAGTATCGTCATTGA
- the LOC101259398 gene encoding transcription initiation factor TFIID subunit 15 isoform X2 yields MASYSGKGSTLNGSVYVCNLPLGTDEDMLAEYFGTIGVLKKDKRSGRPKIWLYRDKVTNEPKGDATVTYEDPHAALAAVEWFNNKDFHGSMIGVFIAESKNKDEASYVSVNQISEPNLNSGLAVLDEGSNDIDGGGGRGRGRGDASAKAWQQDGDWLCPNTSCTNVNFAFRGVCNRCGTARPAGAGGGGAGAAGRGRGRGSQDPGAPGRAVGGPPGLFGPNDWACPMCANINWAKRNKCNICNTNKPGHNEGGVRGGRAGGYKELDEEEIEETRRRRREAEEDDGEMYDEFGNLKKKFRAKTQRAEAAQSLPPGVGRAGWEAEELGVAERDRKERSRERSRDYDDRERARHRSRSRERDRGRDRDRSYDYDRDREYGRDRDRERNKYRH; encoded by the exons ATGGCAAGCTATTCAGGGAAAGGATCTACATTAAATGGTTCTGTGTATGTCTGTAACTTGCCCCTTGGTACAGATGAAGATATGCTAGCTGAATATTTTGGCACAATAGGGGTGCTAAAG AAAGACAAACGAAGCGGTAGGCCCAAGATATGGTTATACCGTGATAAAGTTACTAAtgagcccaaaggcgatgccaCAGTCACATATGAAGACCCTCATGCTGCATTAGCTGCTGTTGAATGGTTCAATAACAAGGATTTTCATGGGTCAATGATTGGGGTATTTATTGCAGAGTCTAAGAACAAAGACGAGGCTTCCTATGTTTCAGTGAATCAAATTAGTGAGCCCAATCTGAACAGTGGTCTGGCTGTGCTGGATGAAGGCTCCAACGATATAGATGGAGGTGGCGGAAGAGGTAGGGGCAGGGGAGATGCTTCTGCAAAGGCATGGCAACAAGATGGTGACTGGCTGTGTCCAAATACAAG TTGCACTAATGTGAACTTTGCATTTCGTGGAGTTTGCAACCGCTGTGGAACTGCTCGGCCTGCTGGTGCTGGTGGCGGTGGGGCTGGAGCTGCTGGTCGCGGGAGAGGACGTGGTAGCCAGGACCCAGGCGCTCCTGGTCGTGCAGTTGGTGGTCCTCCAGGCCTCTTTGGTCCAAATGATTGGGCTTGTCCGAT GTGTGCCAACATTAACTGGGCTAAGAGGAACAAGTGTAACATATGCAACACCAACAAGCCTGGGCACAATGAGGGTGGTGTGAG AGGAGGACGTGCTGGAGGTTATAAAGAACTCGATGAAGAAGAAATAGAGGAAACTAGACGTCGGAGGAGAGAGGCTGAAGAA GATGATGGTGAAATGTATGACGAGTTTGGAAATCTGAAGAAGAAGTTTCGCGCTAAAACACAGCGAGCAGAAGCAGCCCAGAGCCTCCCCCCTGGAGTAGGACGCGCTGGATGGGAAGCTGAGGAATTAG GGGTGGCGGAGCGAGATAGAAAGGAAAGAAGCAGAGAAAGATCAAGAGATTATGATGATAGGGAGAGAGCTAGGCATCGAAGCAGAAGTCGGGAAAGGGATAGGGGAAGAGATAGAGACCGCTCCTACGACTATGATCGAGACAGAGAATATGGTCGTGACCGCGACCGTGAGCGGAACAAGTATCGTCATTGA